The sequence GCTCGCGGAAAGATCTCGAGCAGGGTCACGGCCAGCATAAACCCGGCGCCAAAGGCTAGCAGATAATTAAGATAGCGCTTGTAGGTAGTGTGAAGCCGCGAGGGGAATAGAAGCAGGCCGCCGACCACATTGCCGAGTCCGGCAAGTGTCCCAAAAACGATCAACTGTAAGAAGAGGTACGACATACACTCGCAAGCCGAATAGGAGACTCTACCGCAAAAATCGAGCTATGTGAACTGAATAGATGGACCGCGGAAGGCAATATCAGAAATTCTTAAGCAGTTGATTAAATTTTATGCAGAAAACTCTTGACATTGCATAAGAGTTCGGACTAAGATAACTGAGTCTAAAGGGGCAAAAGACCAAGGGGAAGTTCAAAATGACCAAATTATCGACCCACATGAGTTTAAGCAGTTGGCGCATTTTGACTGGACTTTCCCAAATAACACTCTTTGGACACAGGCATCGGCGGAATGCAGGCCGCTAGGTGTCGTTTCAACGGTAACTTTTTCCTTAAGTATTAACGAATCAAAACAAGACTGGCGCTATTCGCGACAGCGGGGTAGATGTGTCTTCGGGCGGAGCAGCCTCGACAATGGAACAGCTTGATGCAGCTTCCAGACACCGATCGGTGTTGCTTGATGAATCACTCGGGTTCTTTGACTTTGCGACTTCAGAGATCATCGTCGATGCGACGCTCGGAATGGGCGGGCACACCGAAGAGATGCTCGAACGCTCCGAAAGCCTTCGTGTAATAGGGCTTGACCAGGATGCGGCGGCACTCAAACTGGCTACGGAACGCCTGGCGAGATTCGGAAACAGATTCACGGCAATTCATACGAATTTTGCCGATATCCGCTCCGCACTCGCAGATGCTGGGATAGAAGCAGTCGACGGTGTGCTTGCGGATCTCGGGCTTTCATCTTTCCAGATCGATTCGCCGGAGCGAGGCTTCAGTTTTCGATTTGATGCCCCGCTCGATATGCGGATGGACCCGGATTCGGGCTATCAAACGGCGGCCGAACTTCTGGAAGAACTGGAAGAGGTGGAGATCGCGAACGTGATCTACCGGTTTGGCGAAGAGCGGGCGTCAAGGAAAATAGCCCGCCGGATCGTCAAACGCCGCGAACAAGGTCGTCCGGTGAAGACCACAACGGAACTCGCTGATCTTGTCGCCTCGGTGCTTGGACGAAAGCACGGCGAGCGGATCC comes from Acidobacteriota bacterium and encodes:
- the rsmH gene encoding 16S rRNA (cytosine(1402)-N(4))-methyltransferase RsmH; translation: MEQLDAASRHRSVLLDESLGFFDFATSEIIVDATLGMGGHTEEMLERSESLRVIGLDQDAAALKLATERLARFGNRFTAIHTNFADIRSALADAGIEAVDGVLADLGLSSFQIDSPERGFSFRFDAPLDMRMDPDSGYQTAAELLEELEEVEIANVIYRFGEERASRKIARRIVKRREQGRPVKTTTELADLVASVLGRKHGERIHPATRTFQALRIAVNRETEILEGFIDDAADVLKPGGVIAMIAFHSLEDRIVKNEFRRLSGKCSCPPRMPVCQCRAVKKLEILTKKPIEPTPAEADANQRARSAKLRAARRLAEQEAR